The Solanum lycopersicum chromosome 8, SLM_r2.1 DNA segment acaacatTTTCTTAATGGTTTTTAATCTAAAAGGAGTTTaagacaataaaattaaaaagattattgtacttttaatcataaataatcaattttttataaagaaaacataacacataaaaatatggTAAATATAGGGGAGGGATAAATGGGGATGCCTTACTTGTTTGGCCATAGAGTTAGAGCTCTGGCTTGtagacattaaaattttatcatattaatttttattaaatttaaaattaattatatcagtttatcaagttaaaatattgtaaataaaGTTGGATCTATGTTTAAGTTGATTATTATGggaaaattatcaaaacaacaatattttaacatttaatgtGGCCTCATACCagaacttttaatatttatttaaaatgtcaatatgttagtttgttatattgttgaattatgtatttttgtcatttgattaatttaaaaaaaaacaattagttCATAACAAAATGGAGAATATTAAGGAAAGTAATATTTCACATAAggtaattttcaaatttaaaccaacaaaattatcataattattaatcataattttgatataactttaaGTAGGCCTAGATTTTTTTTCactacttttatgttcttttcctcatttatttttgtgattaaattttacaaaatccCTTTTCTATTATACGTGTTTAGTTCCACAATTGACATGACTCCTTTCTCCCTTAAAcctaaaatttcaatattagtttttaattttccattGAAAATATTCAATGTATGTCGAATTGAAGTCTATTGATTTAAGATTTTTGCTGGTAGTGAAGATAATTTGGAAtgaatactatatatatatatatatatataatttgttggcaTACTAAGTGAGAATGAAATACAAAGTGAgcacaaaaattttatatatatatatatatatatatatatatatatatatatataatttgttggcaTACTAAGTGAGAATGAAATACAAAGTGAgcacaaaaattctaaaacttatTGGCATACACTTAGaactaatacaaaataaaaaagaaataaatttcttATTCGCATACAAAATGACACTGAGATACAAAATGAGCACAAAAATACGAAATTTATTGGCATATGGttataatatatacaatatatatatatatatatatatatatatatatatatatatatatatatataaaattgtatgAAGCCTAATTTAGAATAGCATACAAAATTCTGTAAAACTATATATctaatacaaaataaacataCCTATAATTTGAAATGAATCCCACTGACAAAATAAGTACAAGCTACAcctaaaaaactcaaatttagtAAGATACACATGAATTttgtaattaataaaaattgcaacaaacaataaaaacaacaaagaatACAATTTGATAGTTTAGATATAAAATGCAACATGACATAACGTTATTTTTAATCACCCTGATCTTcaacaattttatcaattttcaaatattgacATTCAAAAATGAAACTTCTTCACCTGATACATGTTTCAGATCCAATTCAATACTCATGACGGATTTATCCTAATATTGACACTTCAAAAATGACACTTTTTCACCTGATACTTCTTCCAAATTTAGATCCAAcatacaaaacatataaaataaaaaccatataaaatatttttgtatttcaatacTTTGACAAAGATCGAAAATCTTTTGAATGATTTCTAAGATTCTCATAAAAATAGAGGattttgattttagaaaaaGACAAGATTTAAGTTACTTGAGAATATGGAATAATGAAAGAAatctttaaagaaaaaagagaaatgatagaatttagataaaaatatttagagaatGAAAAGTGAATAatgaagtattatttttaatcaaaaagtgAGCCTAATTTGAGAAATGAAAGGaagtaaattaattatattatgatacattttatttgttaaaatattatcattatgacattttaaataaatattttaaaatattattattttgactaaatatattaataattatgacttaattgctaatttttctaaaagttGAATGACTTAAATAAAGTCCAATTGCATTTGGACTATTCTATTAAATTGACATGATGAGCCTAACTCATACTTTCAAGCCCAAGGTttactaaaattaatttgagaCCAAAATACGCCCAACCTCATGCTCTTCATATATGATAACTTCTTTGTCTGCAAAAGTTACTTTACTTCATGGGTATGTTTGCCAAAATTGTAGATGAGACATGAAGTGCATGtgaatactttattttttttatttatctttttcacaaactttcttaagaattattttttacaacttGTCTTTCAAATATTACTTCAAAATCAAACGTTGAACAACTAAAAAGGtccaactcttttttttttttggggggtgggggtggggggatgAGTTTCATGCATCATTTTTTCGTTGATCGATGTTCAAATACTAAAGTGATGTTATAACTCTGTAAGATCATTTTATGTGCAGGTTTAATCATTATAATGTATACTTGGTAAGAATGCAAAATAAATCTTCGTCTTATGCATATAAGGGTGTGTTTGgaatgaaggaaaatgtttcacagaaaatatttctcaattttttcatgttcaGTTGGCttaaattttttggaaaatgttttacaaatcaacttattttttccttaagttttaaTTCGgaaatctatatttttataagttttttgactttttgagagttgccacttaatttttaaaaaaacttaattttcaaaagacttaaacaGAAAATCGATTAGAAAACTTTAAAGGGGGTTCGGggattcatatttatattttaggaaggcTTTTACGGCACCTAAAATATTCGCTAACTCGCGATTATCCGacaatgtcacgacccaaaccgggttgcgactggcacccacacttaccctcctatgtgagcgaaccaaccaatctaaaccttaacatttcaatgtaataacaacagaaagtaatgcggaagacttaaactcattaataaaaccaattcaataactatcaatattcaacatctattattcccaaaacctggaagtcatcatcacaagaacatctacgatcaaatgactaaactaagagtattctaaaagctaaaaatacataagaagctagtccatgccggaagttcaaggcatcaagacttgaagaagaagatccagtccaagctagaagcattagctcaccctgaatttccgatgtagtaagactggcttgaattactgttgagttgaagacgatggcacgtttgctgcactccacaaataaacaagaagaaaacataaaagtaggggtcagtacaaaacacgggtactgagtagatatcatcggccaactcaaaatagaaaccaatatataccgagtaatatcataaaatcaactatgatactcaacatgtagcaacaacaaatactatatcattaacaattaccgtcaagttcacacatgaggactcaagcctcgctaccatactcatttgggaatcatgttcattagattgagtatattaacatctttcaagattcattatctttatttctcttgtgtcggtacgtgacactccgctccctcaatattcattaatcctcttgtgtcggtacgtgacactccgatcccctaaatctatgtgtcggttcgtgacacctgatcccctaatgctacgtgtcggttcgtgacacccgatcccctaattctacgtgtcggttcgtgacacccgatcccctaatactacgtgtcggttcgtgacacccgatcccctaattctacatgtcgattcgtgacacccgatcccctaattctacgtgtcgattcgtgacacccgatcccctaattctacgtgtcgattcgtgacacccgatcccctaatctcctgccatcaattcatcaagccttctttcttaccaaggcatcatcaatcccattattttagttcatcacgccttcttttataccaaggcctcattattaacaaggagattaagattttgcaagatttgggattcaataacttcatcatgcttatataatcacaatcatataattacattcatgcaagcatacaattaagcacatagcagggtttacaatattatcaatacatatcattctctattaagagtttactacgaatatcgtaagagaaaccataacctaccttcaccgaagagttgaatcaagcaagaattttttcaaagctttgtttctcccttctcgttcgattctctttctctctcttgttctttctattttctttattcaaaccctctttcttttaccctaattagtatataattaagaataaaagatggcaataataccccactaattaacttagggttacctcttttaacccctcacgaatttgagttattaatataaacccacgaactttataattaaggcaagaatagtcaaaaacgtcccttaaaacttaactagaaatccgactctgcctgggatttgcgcaacctgtgacgggccgtcgtgcctgcgacggtccgtcctgcaggtcgtcgcagagttcagagacccaaatttccaccaagggtgtgtgacggtccgtcacacctgtgacggtccgtcctaccattcggtcacaaagttcagagagtcgatttttagtacccaattttagattttctaagtgttttgaaacgagatcccgcgacggtccatcgtgcccatgacgttccgtcgtggggtccgtcgcttctgccagtttttccagaatggaagtctgttgctcaaaacgactaaacgggtcgttacagacAACTAACAAATTTGGCTAAAATGTGTAACTTAATATTtgagataaaatttatatagaGTTTATTTGAAAGATGAGGTATTTTATTTACTATCTAAgtgaactatttaattttccaaatttttatttatttttaatccatTTAGACTtgattgatttgatttaatCAAAACAAACGGCGCCTTGCGggtatttgatatatattttaaaatcttaaaactaatgacaattaacaaaataagtaaGATAAgtcaagagagagagagttgggtCCAAATCCTGTCTCTGTCAGCCAGCCTGGACTGGTATTTGGACCCTTTTTTGTTTTGGGGCCTTAGATCCATTTTACCTATCATAAAATTCTAGGggataaatttcatatatggcaaacttatttgattaaataagattatatgggtatagtttacataattacactatatgggtatagtttagttattttaggtatctttaattttgtatataaaggtttttatttttttaagttatacaattctattttaaaaagtgatttGTAACTGAAGCGTTAAATATTGTTACAATAAATTAAGATAATGTCACAATTTTAGGGAAACGTCCCCTTTTTTAAGCAAaacgttcaaattcaaaaaaaaaattcatacagtAATCGAaacgaaaatatttttttttgctcttTGTGAAACTGAAGTTCAGCAATTTTTGCAATCGAATACAGGTAAGTTTTTTTTCGACGAAATTTCTTGTTTATTATTGCAATAACTATACAATGTTAAATTGGATTTAGAAATTGAGATTTGTTTTCTTTCGTTATTGTGATgtggttttctttttttaaaaaaatcaaaatatgattttgttaagCTGAATTTGTGTTCATTCGTTAGTgtgatgtgttttttttttaaaaaaaagtcaaaatatgattttgttaagCTGAATTTTcgtaatatacaattatatattgtTCATGTAATTGTATATGTCATTCgcataatttgtatattttgtaatCGAAAAGATATATCAATGGTCAAATTGTATATTTGTGTTCATTCTTTAGtgtgatgttttttttaaaaaaaaattcaaaatatgattttgttaagCTGAATCTTcgtaatatacaattatatattgttcatgtaattgtatatgttattcacataatttgtatatttcgtAATCGAAAAGATATAAGTGgtcataattgtatatattcaaaaaacatgtgtttttttttggataGATTTATATACTGTTGTAGATGTAGTGtttgtatattaaaaagaataatagtatataatttctataatttgattgtataaatattgttgtattaattGTATGTATGAtctatttgaattatttgaaatatatatatatgttcttgTCATAAATGTACAGATAATGGGCTCATTAGCTATCTTGGTTATGCATTCTGGAAAATGGGACGATACAAATAGTTACGTTGATTATACTATAGAGGGAGTAGTTTTTAAGGAACAGTCAacgtttcttgatttttatactACTATTGCCAAACAGATTGgtgttaatataaataataagacTTTGAAGATTGAGTACAAGGTTGAATAAAGCAATAAACGAATGGTCATACAAAATGACATGGGTGTCAGAGTGTACGTAATGCTAAAAAAGGCCAACACTGATTTTAACAAATTTCCTATTTGTATAACTATTTTGGATTCATGTGATAGACAGATTTCTCAGTGTAAAGAGTTGGGGGTGTTGGCAACTGTTGGAGAAAATAATTGTCatgatatgattgttgttgAACCGGAGGATACAAATGTTGCGTTTGTATCGATTGATACAACTTGGGTGATTTCAGACGAATCTAATAAGCATGTTGAGGTTGATCAAGTATACAAGGACAAATCAATTTTGAAAGCAGTCATGGAAAGATATGCGATTAAAGAGAGATTTAAGTATAAAACTACTCGGTCAAACTCAATAAGGTACTGtgactttaaaaataattacttttaaacTGTATAAATGTTTGTATCGCCTATTGTAAACTAAATTTgtatactatattaaaaatcaaatgcAGTTACACTGTGGAATGTTATTCTAAAGGATGTGAATGGTTAATGAAGGCCTCTAATATCAACAAATCTTGAATGTTCAAAATTCGAGCATTCAACCGAAAGCATATATGTCCTTTAAAAGATAGAGTTTATTCGCAAAGACATGTAACTAGCAATTTAACAGGAGGGATTGTGAAACCTAAATTTGTAGATCATAAACGTAAATATACACCAGCTGATATAAGAAAAGATGTTAAGATTGATCTAGGAGTTGATGTTAACTATATGTTGGTTTGGAGGGCCAGGGAGAAAGCATTGAAAGCTTTGAGGGGTACACCAGCTGCATCATATGCAAAGTTACCTGCGTATTTGTATATGATGGATATCACTTACCTGGGGTCtcatatacatatgaaaaagAGTACGAATAATGAGTTCTTGTATCTATTTGTTGCATTGAATACATTTATCCAAGGATTCAATCATTGTAGACCAGTAGTCGTGGTGGATGGTAGTCATCTGAGAGGTCCATATAATGGGACATTTGTTGCAGCAAGCACGACAGATGGCGCAggtattatatatgtaataatgtatatgtatatacttgAATATGTTGTATATGTACatttaatatatgattttgatattattttagaaCATATATTTGCACTTGCGTATGGTATTATTGATTCAGAAAATGATGCTGCGTGGACTTGGTTTTTTTAGCAACTTAAAGAAGCATACGGTGAGAGGAGTAACATGTGTGTTGTGTCTGATAGAAATGAGAGCATTATAAAGGCTGTTACAAATGTATACAGTAATGTCCCACACTATGCTTGTATGTGGCATTTATGGAATAATGTTcagaaaaaatttagaaaatctcaTCAGAAGTTACCTGGTGTATTCTATACAATGGCAAAAACTTGCACAAAGAATGAATTTGATATGTTAATAGATACTgtagaaaaagaagatataaGAGTGAAAGAGTATTTGGATTTTGCTGGATATGAAAAATGGGCTCTTTGTTATGCACAAGTACATAGAGGATGGCACATGACATCAAATATTGCTGAGAGTATAAATGCAGCACTTGTTTCAGCGAGAGAACTGCCTATTTTTGAATTTCTCGAAGAGGTAAGGCTATTATTTGGAAGGTGGAATCATGACTACAAGAAGGAAGCAACCTGCACATTCACATCATTGATTGGAAAATACCATGACATACTATTAGACAATGAAGCGTTGAGCACAAGAATGACGGTAATATTTAAGAATAAGTATATATTTAGGAGTGTTGAACaaatttaatagtatattttatataagtatgaacatcatttcatttaattgtatttataaatGAGCAGGTTGTACCGTCAACGGAATATGTGCACAATGTTAATGATGATGGGAGATATTTTGTAGTCTgtctaaaagaaaaaacttgCACATGTGGAAGATTTCAGTACGAAGAAATACCTTGTGAACATGCTTGGGCGGTATTGAAATGGAAGAGTCTACCACCAGATGAATATTGCTCAGATTTATACAAACCAATGACAATGTTGAAGACATATAATATGCTTATACATCCTTTGCCGGATGTAAAAGCGTGGTTGATTCCGGATAGCGTTATTGCTGATGACGTATTACCTCCAAAATTTAAACGACCTCCTGGCAGGCCAAAGGGTAAGCCTAGGAAAAAAACAGCAAGAGAGTTATCGAGGATTAAGGGGAAAAATACATGTAGCACATGTGGAATGCCAGGTCACAATAGGCGTTCGTGTAGAAATAAGCCAAAAGATGTTTAAGGCTTATtgttttttcctaattaaatttgaattgaaaCTATATGCATTATGAATTAATTGAAATCTTTGTTTTGTATACATATTACTTAAACTACGTCTTAATTTGGTTATGTGTTGTACATTAATGTGTGTGTTGTATGACATACAAAAGTAAATAGTATACTCATTAATTTTTAgcatatactatatacaataattaatttgaacaaCATATATAGTTGTTATACAAATGcgtaaattaaatttgtatatatatatacgcaaCATGATAAAATATTCAACACTAAACAAGTAgagattataaaaataaaactcttttatcttatatacaaataaaacatgaacaacatatattgatatgcatatacaattaataaaaacattgaataaGTGCTAGTATAttcatatatacaatttaaaacaTGAACAATATATATCTTTTGTTATACAAATTCGTAAATGCAAtttgtacatgtatatatttattcaataagattatatatgtatatttattgcaATCTAATTGTATGTGCATATACAATAAAATACATAGTATACGTGCTAGTGTAtactatatacaaataaaaaactgaacaaaatatatcatttgTTATACAATTTTGTAAATGcaatttgtgtgtgtgtatatatatatatatatatatatatatatatatatatatatatatatatatatatatatatatatatatatatatatatatatattcaattaaaatgtatatgtatgtatttatttgtataatgcGTTATACAACATAACACTAATATACAGTATATACCTTATACAATGAAAATAGTGTGACTATAAAATATATACCATTAATAAAGTGAACAACATATATCTTTGTTATAACAATTCGTAAATgaaatttgtatatttgtacTCAACATGATAAATTGTTCAACAGTGGAGAACAAGATcttataaaaaagatataaaacattattagtctaaaatatattaattgcattaatttgaatagaaaactgtgtgtgtgtgtgtgtatatatatatatatatatatatatatatgtaagacACTTTATTTAAAAGTagtttttatacaattaaattttatatatctatatatttatttatataataccttATACCAAATAACACAAAAAGATAGTGTCATATATTTAACACTAAAATGATAGTTCAAAACAAGGACAATGATATTACgagttaattaaaacaaaagttATGGTAAAATTGTTAAGAATCTTCAACTAATATTTAAACTGTCAACTAAAAACCAAAACAATGCTACAACTAAGGTATAAAACTAAAGGATTGTAATCCTTTCAGAACTGTTGTTTTCTGTGCGATTCCTGACGGGTTTTAAAGGCGCTTCACTATCATTGACAGCTCCGGCTTGTATCTTTTGATTGCCGTAATTACACAACAGTGCACCGTATCTAAGGCGAATTTCTTCTGGGTCTAAATCTGCTGGAATGTCTTTCCTCTCACTCAAAAACTCCGCGTATGACGCAACATACACTCCACAGtccctaaaaaaaatatacgaaaaaaaagttcaaatgtTATTATACTACTTAAAGTGTAACTatgttcaatataatataaatttattgaatttttgaacTTACAAACTAGCAGCTGGTTGTTGGGGAAGGTCTTCCACGTATACAATTTTGAATGAATCATATACGGTATGACCTTGATATCGATGGTGGCTTGCAATATCTAGACCTTTCTTCAGATAGAAATCAGACTTTACAAGATACATTGGTATAAGCTATGCATACTTCTTGATGTGATTGACAACAAACGAGTGATGAAGAGAATTGTTGATTGAGTCATACACCTTGATGCATCGATCATTGAAAGATATGACAATCAGAATCCAATGTAACATGCCTTCTAAGTTAACCGGGATGAATACATCATCGATTGTGTGCCATGATGTATACGCTAGCATCTTGTATCcattaatataatcaataatcatctcgtctaaGACTTCCTTAGAAAGGTCACCTTTTATTCCATAATATGCATTCCAAGCATTTAGAAGAACAGAGTTGAAATTGCAACATAGATTTGTGAATTTGTATGTGCTACTGTTGGAGTATTTGGCCTT contains these protein-coding regions:
- the LOC101259464 gene encoding uncharacterized protein → MGSLAILVMHSGKWDDTNSYVDYTIEGVVFKEQSTFLDFYTTIAKQIGVNINNKTLKIEYKISQCKELGVLATVGENNCHDMIVVEPEDTNVAFVSIDTTWVISDESNKHVEVDQVYKDKSILKAVMERYAIKERFKYKTTRSNSISNLTGGIVKPKFVDHKRKYTPADIRKDVKIDLGVDVNYMLVWRAREKALKALRGTPAASYAKLPAYLYMMDITYLGSHIHMKKSTNNEFLYLFVALNTFIQGFNHCRPVVVVDGSHLRGPYNGTFVAASTTDGAGIIYQLKEAYGERSNMCVVSDRNESIIKAVTNVYSNVPHYACMWHLWNNVQKKFRKSHQKLPGVFYTMAKTCTKNEFDMLIDTVEKEDIRVKEYLDFAGYEKWALCYAQVHRGWHMTSNIAESINAALVSARELPIFEFLEEVRLLFGRWNHDYKKEATCTFTSLIGKYHDILLDNEALSTRMTVVPSTEYVHNVNDDGRYFVVCLKEKTCTCGRFQYEEIPCEHAWAVLKWKSLPPDEYCSDLYKPMTMLKTYNMLIHPLPDVKAWLIPDSVIADDVLPPKFKRPPGRPKGKPRKKTARELSRIKGKNTCSTCGMPGHNRRSCRNKPKDV